The stretch of DNA TCTTAGCTGCAAAGGAGCATTTGGGccactttaagaaaaaaaaatttaaattgcgcattttgagaataaagtcgaaaTATTATTTTGAGATTGATTTCAAGTCCAACAACTGCCACGGCTGCTGTACCCTCTACAAAATGCTTTGggtagatgaaacaacttgatcagctgtcttatTGTGATTCTACATATCCCCCCTGTACTGCACGAAGGTGCAACCATCGATATCCTTCCATCTGTCtgctgccagtttgtgtggtttttccttctgagcagcatttaatctattgttagattcaactggcttctctcaaaatgtaaaggagcccacccaccactttaatcatactctggatcttgtcctgacatatggcatagaaactgaagacttaacagtattccctgaaagccccctcctgtctgatcatttcttagtaacatttacatttactttaatggattacacagcagtggggaataagttttattactatagaagtctttctgaaagtgctgtaactaagtttaaggatctaattccttcattgttatgctcttcagtgccaacacagtgcagagcagctacctaaactctgctcccagtgaggtcgattatctcgtcaatagttttacatcctcactgcgtataactttggatactgtggctcctctgaaaaggaaagcttcaaatcagaagtgcctgactccgtggtataattcacaaacgcacagcttaaagcagataacccgaaagctggagagggaatggtgtctcactaaattagaagatgctcatttagcctggaaaaagagtttgttgctctataaaaaagccctccgtaaagctaggacatcttactactcatcattaattgaagaaaataagaacaaccccaggtttgttttcagcactgtagccaggctgacaaagagtcagagctctgtagagccgagtattcctttcactttaactagtagtgacttcatggatttctttacaaataaaattttagacattcgagaaaaaattattcataactatctcaaagattattcttcatgttcggctgctttcagcactgctggtatttgtttagactcttttgctccagttgatctttctgagttaacttcaatagttacttcctccaaaccagcaacatgtttgtaagatcccattcctactagactgctcaaagaagtctttccaattattgatgcttcaatcttaaaaatgatcaatcagtctttattagttggctatgtaccacagaccttcaaggtggctgtaattaaacctctgcttaaaaagccatcactgacccagctgtcttagctaattataggccaatctccaaccttccttttctctcaaagactcttgaaagagtagttgtaaaacagctaactgatcatctgcagaggaatgatttatttgaagagtttcagtcaggtttcagaattcatcacagtacagaaacagcattagtgaaggttacaaatgatcttcttagagcctctgacagtggactcatctctgttcttgtcctgttggacctcagtgcagctttgatactgttgaccataacattttattacagagattagagcatactataggtattaaaggtactgcactgcagtggtttgagtcatatttatctaatagactccaatttgttcatgtaaatggggagtcttcttcacacactaaggttaattatggagttccacagggttctgtgctaggaccaattttatttacattatacatgcttcccttaggcagtattattagaaagctttgcatcagttttcattgttatgctgatgataccCAGTTTTATGTATccatgaaaccagatgacacacatcaattagttaaactgcaggaatgtcttaaagacattaaggcctggatgacctctaatttcctgcttctaaattcagataaaactgaagttcttgtgctcggccccacaaatcttagaaacatggtgtcaaaccagatacttactctggatggcattactttggcctccagtaacactgtgagaaatcttggagtcattttggaccaggatatgtccttcaatgcacatattaaacaaatatgtgttttttgcatttgtgcaatatttctaaaattagaaacatcctttctcagagtgatgttgaaaagctaattcatgcatgtattacttctaggctggactattgaaattcattattatcaggctgtcctaaaagctccctgaaaagccttcagctgatccaaaatgctgcaggttgtcattcccactgtcgccacatgcttgctcatagggggttgttttgaatGTGGGGTCTTCTCTGTtagtattgtagggtctttaccttacaatagtGCCTTGAGgcagttgttgtgatttggtgctatataaatgcatttgaatttaattgaattgaattgtactgTGATTTGCTCTATAACTAGACTGTAACCTATCAAGGATGCAGTTTTCCTTTATGAAAGCACTGATTTACATGAATTCAGATTTTCTAATACTTTACTAAACAAATGGAAGTTTGATATTGGTCTGTGATTACTCAGTTCGTCACCTTCTCAAGTCATTTTTagacaaataatttttttaccTAAACCTCTGTCTTGACTACAGTTAACAACTTAACAAGGGGTCTACGTACAGACAGATGACAAGTTATCAAACAACATTAAGTTGGCAGTTTTTGTGACAGTCTGTAGTTCAAATTTGAAAAGGACATAAGCAGTCAGCGGCATAAAATGTGTATTAACAGGAGAAAGAACAtaatgaattttaaataaatataggaAAATATAATGATAGATGTAAATATAGGAAGGAGCAAAAATATTTGAGAAAACATGTCTTAGCCTTTGTCCTTACCAACTCTGGGTAATTCTGCCAACTTTAAATCCGATCTAGACAGGAATCATTTATTGGAACTAAACAAACTGGCTCCTCATATATTAAAGCACATAGTGGGTAATTCTGCTTAAGAAAATGgtaaattttaaaagaaaccaaaaaaaaaacaataaacccCGCCATAAGTAGACTATATCAGTGGGAAAGCACCATTCACATAGCACAGTGGACGATTTAGCTAAACACAATTGGACATATTTCAGTTGAACAGTTAAAAGTTGTCTGGTCCTTTTTCTCTTGTTGCATTTAGTTTTACAATTTCCTTAAAAGTGTTGTATATCTGTAAAAATGGCACACCTGTCTCTCCCACACTGTTGGTTAAGAAGTGGTTAAGAGGATGGATGATTATACCTCTCCTAATTAAATCAGTTAAAATCAGTGGTGCCTGATTGCGTTGTGTATAAGCTATTCCTGTATACCACAATAGGTTGTTTTGGTACACTTGGACAGGAGAGGTTCTGAAagtacacacatttttattttttggacaCAGCGGCTTTATTGGCGtatagagagacaggaaatggggaaagatacaggggaagacacgcgggcaaattggcgacaagCCGGGACTCAAACTTGCGCTGCTTTATATGTCGCTCAAGGCGacatgtggtcgcctgctccacccCTGATCCACCCCGGCGCCCAAagtacacacatttttaattctTTGCCCCTGGACTAAATGATAACTGTTTGTTGGTTTCCCACAAAAGCCTAGCCTCTTTTATTcattacagtatttttattagttattattattttattttttgatctAACATGAATTAGAAATCAGTTTTTGTGTGAACTGTAATCTTCTATAACTTTTTGTCACTGTGTTGTTTTTCAGATATCCTACTGTCAAGGCATGAGTGATATTGCCTCCCCTATACTTGCTGTAATGGACAACGAGGCGCACGCCTTCATTTGCTTTTGTGGCATCATGAAACGCTTAGAAGGAAACTTCCGGCCAGATGGGCAGCTCATGTCTATTAAGTTCCAGCATCTAAAGCTGCTTCTGCAGTACTCAGATCCTGAATTCTACTCTTATCTGGTGTCCCGAGGAGCTGATGAACTCTTCTTCTGCTACCGTTGGCTTCTTCTTGAACTTAAGCGAGAGTTTGCATTTGATGACGCTCTGAGGATGCTGGAAGTTACTTGGAGCTCTCTGCCCCCAGATCCTCCTGAAACCGAAGTGGAGCTTCTGGGGCCACCCCTGGAAGCTGATGAAACGATGTTCTGCAATGTTAAGGACAAGACGGTTGAGAACTGCCTCCGAGATGATAAGGAACAAAAAGAGAAGCAGCGTAGACGGCACATGCTGCGGCCTTCAAGAGAAGAACCAGACATGAACATAAATGCTGTCATTGAAGAAATAGACAGGCAAAATGTGGGCACTGGAAAAGGACATGAGGGTGGTGAATGTGATGATAATCAGGTGACCGTGCAAAAGGCAGAGGGTTCTCACTTTGAGAGGCAGGCTAGTTTTGGGGAGTTTAAATACTATACTGCCCGAAATGAAGACAGCTTTGATATGGAGGATTGTGAACAGCATCCTCCATATCAACAGGATTTGGTGACTTCTGAGTCAGTAACGAGCATCTCAAGGCGCCAGTCCACGATTGACAGTGAGGAGGACCCAGGAGAGCAAACACCTCTAATTAAAAACTGTGACAGTACTGTCTCTCCTCTGTTCCCAAGCAACCAACCAGTCTGGAAAACCGgctcctctgtctctcccttATCTTCAGCATCACCATCTAGTTGGCCTGGTATTTCTCTAGACTCTCCTCCAAAATCCACATCACCATGCACAACCGATGAAATTGAACCCTTACCAAGAACTGGCCCAAAAGCGTCAGCGTCGTCTACCCAGATGCTCAGCAGTACACACATCAGTTCACCCACAACCCCCACTGTAAGAACATCTGTTGCCTCTCCCTCTCATACACAAAACAAATCCCTGCTCTCTTCACCCATATTGACCTTTGGAAGAGGAACATCACTGTCTGGTTCCAGGTTATCCTCCAACAATCTCCCCTCACCTGGCAACAAATCTCCCAGCACCACAGCTAACACACCCAGTTCTCTGAAAGCTGAGACCGCTAGCATTAAACCGTGTTCCTTGCCACCTCCTCAGGAGTTTGGTAAAGGCAACCCCTTCAtgctgttcctgtgtctgtccaTCCTGCTGGAGCATCGAGACCACATCATCAAGAACAGCTTGGATTACAATGAGTTAGCCATGCACTTTGATCGCCTTGTGCGACGCCACAACCTGGGCAGGGTGCTGCAAAGAGCCAAGGCGTTATTTGCAGAGTATTTGCAGAGTGAAGTGTGGGACTCAGAAGAAGGGGATGAGGTTAGCTCAGACTCcccaacaacagctgcagctgctcagcactCCCCATCTTCAGCAGTCTCTGCCAGACCCTTTTA from Archocentrus centrarchus isolate MPI-CPG fArcCen1 chromosome 7, fArcCen1, whole genome shotgun sequence encodes:
- the tbc1d25 gene encoding TBC1 domain family member 25, producing the protein MEGEEERGVVRVKVKKCDGALPVEFRSFAVDPQITSLEVLQHILIRAFDLNGKRNFSISYQSRDRSGAEMYLSLVSDWDLDFAFVSAARPFLQLKMDIKPSEDSPVLEDWDIISPKDVIGSEQLLTERTRSLASAALPFTQSLLSQVGRTLNRVQQALSWSYGEEIKPFKPPLSDAEFHSYLNGQGQLTRPEELRLRIYHGGVEPSLRKVVWRYLLNVYPDGLSGQERMDYMKKKTREYDQLKREWTARVSHEDLEFIRGNVLKDVLRTDRAHPYYAGSEDSPHLTALTDLLTTFAITHPQISYCQGMSDIASPILAVMDNEAHAFICFCGIMKRLEGNFRPDGQLMSIKFQHLKLLLQYSDPEFYSYLVSRGADELFFCYRWLLLELKREFAFDDALRMLEVTWSSLPPDPPETEVELLGPPLEADETMFCNVKDKTVENCLRDDKEQKEKQRRRHMLRPSREEPDMNINAVIEEIDRQNVGTGKGHEGGECDDNQVTVQKAEGSHFERQASFGEFKYYTARNEDSFDMEDCEQHPPYQQDLVTSESVTSISRRQSTIDSEEDPGEQTPLIKNCDSTVSPLFPSNQPVWKTGSSVSPLSSASPSSWPGISLDSPPKSTSPCTTDEIEPLPRTGPKASASSTQMLSSTHISSPTTPTVRTSVASPSHTQNKSLLSSPILTFGRGTSLSGSRLSSNNLPSPGNKSPSTTANTPSSLKAETASIKPCSLPPPQEFGKGNPFMLFLCLSILLEHRDHIIKNSLDYNELAMHFDRLVRRHNLGRVLQRAKALFAEYLQSEVWDSEEGDEVSSDSPTTAAAAQHSPSSAVSARPFYSPLASPQSTSPNSTYNLATTITSPVAQDSLSTSS